A window from Lactiplantibacillus pentosus encodes these proteins:
- the thiI gene encoding tRNA uracil 4-sulfurtransferase ThiI produces the protein MQYTEIMVRYGELSTKGKNRRNFIDSLGRNVRNALHDFPTLKVHANRDRMHIMLNDEDAAPVMDRLKLVFGIQNFSPSIRVDTDMDAVYETAIEMIKAQYQPGMTFKINTRRSDHHFEYDTNQINDMLGGQILDHVDGIQVKMKNPDIVLRVEVRLNGIFLSSETIQGAGGLPVGTAGKGMLMLSGGIDSPVAGYLGMKRGVDMEMVHFFSPPYTSEQALAKAKQLASTLASYSGRVKFIQIPFTEIQEEIKEKVPEGYLMTVQRRLMMRLMDAVTRQRHGKAIFNGESLGQVASQTMDSMIAINDVTTLPVLRPVISMDKTEIIKIAEDIDTYDLSIMPFEDCCTIFAPPAPKTHPKLDRSRAYEERIDVDGLMERALAGIKMTEIKPGENYLNAQEDVFAELL, from the coding sequence ATGCAGTACACTGAAATTATGGTACGTTACGGCGAGTTGTCGACCAAGGGTAAGAACCGGCGGAATTTTATCGATAGCTTGGGCCGCAACGTCCGCAACGCGTTGCACGATTTCCCAACGCTCAAAGTTCATGCGAACCGTGACCGGATGCACATCATGTTAAACGATGAAGATGCTGCACCTGTCATGGATCGTTTGAAGTTAGTGTTCGGGATTCAAAACTTTTCACCAAGTATTCGAGTGGATACGGATATGGATGCGGTTTACGAGACGGCGATCGAAATGATCAAAGCCCAGTATCAACCGGGAATGACGTTTAAAATCAACACCCGTCGTTCTGACCACCACTTCGAATACGACACCAACCAGATCAACGATATGTTGGGTGGTCAAATTCTTGACCACGTCGACGGGATTCAAGTTAAGATGAAGAATCCAGACATCGTCCTGCGTGTCGAAGTTCGGTTGAATGGGATTTTCTTGTCATCCGAAACGATTCAAGGTGCTGGTGGCCTGCCAGTAGGGACTGCTGGTAAGGGGATGCTGATGTTATCTGGTGGTATCGACTCACCAGTTGCCGGTTATCTCGGGATGAAACGCGGCGTTGACATGGAAATGGTGCACTTCTTTAGTCCGCCATACACGAGTGAACAAGCGCTCGCCAAGGCCAAACAATTAGCCTCGACGCTTGCCAGTTACTCTGGTCGCGTCAAGTTTATCCAAATTCCATTTACCGAGATCCAAGAGGAAATCAAGGAAAAGGTTCCAGAAGGCTACTTGATGACCGTGCAACGGCGCTTGATGATGCGGTTGATGGACGCAGTGACGCGTCAACGGCATGGCAAGGCGATTTTCAACGGTGAATCACTTGGGCAAGTCGCCTCACAAACCATGGATAGTATGATTGCTATCAATGATGTGACGACTTTACCCGTTTTACGGCCAGTGATTTCGATGGATAAGACGGAAATCATCAAGATTGCTGAAGACATTGACACCTATGATTTATCAATTATGCCATTTGAAGATTGCTGTACGATCTTTGCGCCACCAGCACCGAAGACTCATCCGAAGTTGGATCGTTCACGTGCATACGAAGAACGCATCGACGTTGATGGTTTAATGGAACGTGCTTTGGCGGGAATTAAGATGACCGAGATCAAACCCGGTGAAAACTACCTTAATGCTCAAGAAGACGTTTTTGCGGAACTACTTTAA
- a CDS encoding cysteine desulfurase family protein — MIYFDNSATTQAAPAVLDTYTKVSQKIWGNPSSLHNFGETAFHLLEQSRQQIADLLGVQAHEIFFTSGGTEGDNWVLKGTAIEKRAFGKHLITTAVEHPAIHNSMEQLKELGYEVTYLPVDQEGRINVADLKAAIRPDTILVSTMAVNNEIGTIQPLLEVADLLKQYPKIHFHIDAVQGIGKGIQNMIMNDRVDFVTFSGHKFHATRGVGFIYARNGRKLAPLMNGGGQESNWRSGTENLPAIAGMAKALRLLLTGEDEKVTRERAIKQRIYDHIKTFPKVTIFSQPTDGFAPHILCFTINGVRGETIVHAFEDQGIYISTTSACSSKKHMASSTLMAMHVQENIATSAVRVSLDENNTLAEADQFIKVFDQLYQKFSKINADA; from the coding sequence ATGATTTATTTTGACAATAGTGCGACGACGCAAGCTGCTCCCGCCGTACTAGATACTTATACGAAGGTCTCTCAGAAAATCTGGGGGAATCCTTCTAGTTTGCATAACTTTGGTGAAACAGCCTTTCATTTATTGGAACAATCGCGCCAACAGATTGCCGATTTACTTGGCGTTCAGGCGCACGAAATCTTCTTCACGTCAGGTGGGACGGAAGGCGATAACTGGGTGCTCAAGGGGACGGCGATTGAGAAACGTGCCTTTGGGAAACATCTGATTACCACGGCGGTCGAACATCCGGCTATCCACAATTCGATGGAACAGTTGAAAGAACTGGGGTATGAAGTGACGTACTTACCCGTGGACCAAGAAGGCCGTATTAACGTGGCTGATTTGAAAGCGGCGATTCGACCGGACACCATTCTGGTTTCCACGATGGCCGTCAACAATGAGATTGGTACGATTCAACCACTACTTGAAGTGGCTGATTTGTTAAAACAATATCCAAAGATTCACTTCCATATTGATGCGGTTCAAGGCATCGGCAAGGGCATTCAGAACATGATCATGAATGACCGGGTCGATTTTGTGACGTTCTCAGGCCATAAGTTTCATGCGACCCGGGGCGTGGGCTTTATTTATGCGCGGAATGGGCGCAAATTAGCACCGCTCATGAATGGTGGCGGTCAAGAAAGTAACTGGCGTTCGGGGACTGAAAACTTGCCCGCAATCGCTGGAATGGCGAAGGCCCTACGTCTATTATTGACGGGTGAGGACGAAAAGGTCACTCGCGAACGTGCCATCAAACAGCGAATCTACGACCACATCAAGACGTTCCCGAAAGTCACGATTTTTAGCCAACCGACTGATGGATTTGCACCACATATCCTGTGCTTCACGATCAATGGGGTGCGGGGCGAAACCATCGTCCACGCGTTTGAAGATCAGGGCATCTATATTTCGACGACTAGTGCTTGTTCGTCTAAGAAACACATGGCGTCAAGTACGTTGATGGCGATGCACGTGCAAGAAAATATTGCCACGAGTGCCGTCCGGGTCAGTCTTGATGAAAATAATACGTTGGCAGAAGCCGACCAGTTTATCAAAGTTTTTGATCAGCTTTATCAAAAATTCTCTAAAATCAATGCAGATGCATAA